A DNA window from Linepithema humile isolate Giens D197 chromosome 6, Lhum_UNIL_v1.0, whole genome shotgun sequence contains the following coding sequences:
- the INPP5E gene encoding inositol polyphosphate 5-phosphatase E isoform X1: MSSSSKKRRKSFLNTLRRVFKKRDGSELGEQQKESFDDKQNISQNSDRKVASQAAQCETCVPSAKSSPSGKEYNDLSNVQGSCENVIDVKNRDTRSNVVGIDKNVECQKYSSTQNEQKHTLGSDRYMSTKITFLKQSNDVGVNSQSRLENTDKLHGREAENVGSDSKSTMLQFPFDNASIMNDTRKLLVKKTKAIFQESSEDSDFSADSTEDSFEESSEDENERLIESEKTHRYFKDEYFTKGKYISYFFLEMERMFYNPAEVYSMIQYHDTDCEKLGKEGENSSSGSLSPSISGHIRRRLLHRRSADNLMVNSPTNSMRHSSPESIKSAPIQHKPRSTSHDALSKKKDRYFCQTTGASMDSLAKQSLLAAQVLNLIPTQKARERNFLHGRIAANSLLGPVELEKVLPNRELKIFIGTWNMNGQTPPKELNDFMLPSDIETVPDLLAIGTQESCSERNEWEAALQETLGPSHVLLTSSSLGTLHLALFLRRDLIWFCSIPEEDSFSTRTGTAFRTKGAVAIALMIFGTSFLFVTAHLTAHQDKVKERVNDIKRIVRNLDLPKELPTRHKSKDVTQNFDCVFWCGDLNFRLAQPREEVIEWITNTCFPQESPINLHKDQLRSILNDGAVLRGFEEASITFPPTYKYDPGTQNFDSSSKQRTPAYTDRILFKGKGHTRGYIRRVSHDISSSHKDGAIECLVYDSVPSICTSDHKPVWGVFKTTLRPGIDTIPLGAGLFNREVYLEGIRRRAAAMDDSLGTSKVCSIQ, translated from the exons ATGTCGAGTTCGAGTAAAAAACGGAGGAAAAGTTTTCTTAATACATTACGACGCGTATTTAAGAAGCGAGATGGAAGCGAATTAGGAGAACAGCAGAAGGAATCATTTGatgataaacaaaatatttctcaaaattctGATCGAAAGGTTGCGTCGCAAGCCGCACAATGTGAAACTTGTGTGCCATCTGCAAAAAGTAGTCCATCTGGAAAGGAATATAATGATTTGTCAAATGTGCAAGGCAGTTGTGAAAATGTAATTGATGTAAAGAATAGAGATACTAGATCAAACGTTGTAGGAATTGATAAGAATGTCGAGTGTCAAAAGTATAGTTCTACGCAAAATGAGCAGAAACATACATTAGGATCAGATAGATATATGAGTacaaaaattacctttttaaagcAGTCTAACGATGTGGGCGTCAATTCTCAGTCTCGTTTAGAAAACACTGATAAATTGCACGGTAGAGAAGCGGAAAATGTCGGTTCTGATTCCAAAAGCACAATGTTACAATTTCCTTTCGACAATGCTAGCATTATGAACGACACGCGAAAgcttttagtaaaaaaaacaaaagcgaTTTTTCAAGAGAGTAGTGAAGACAGTGACTTCTCTGCAGACTCGACGGAAGACTCATTCGAAGAATCTTCAGAAGATGAAAACGAACGTCTAATTGAGTCTGAAAAAACTCACAGATACTTTAAGGATGAGTACTTTACAAAGGGGAAGTATATCAGTTACTTCTTCCTGGAAATGGAACGGATGTTCTACAATCCTGCAGAAGTTTACAGTATGATTCAGTATCACGATACTGATTGCGAAAAGCTGGGGAAAGAAG GAGAAAATTCTTCTTCCGGATCGCTATCGCCGAGTATATCGGGACACATACGTCGTAGATTGCTTCATAGGAGATCCGCGGATAATCTGATGGTGAATTCACCCACAAATTCCATGAGACACTCTAGTCCGGAATCTATTAAGAGCGCGCCGATTCAGCACAAGCCGCGTTCGACGTCGCACGATGCTCTGTCAAAAAAGAAAGATCGCTACTTTTGTCAGACGACAGGTGCATCTATGGATAGCTTGGCGAAGCAATCGTTGCTTGCCGCACAAGTACTTAATTTAATTCCCACTCAGAAGGCGCGGGAAag aaactTTCTTCACGGAAGAATCGCTGCTAATTCCCTGCTCGGACCGGTGGAACTTGAGAAAGTATTGCCGAATCGTGagctgaaaatttttatcggcACGTGGAATATGAACGGTCAGACACCACCGAAGGAGTTGAACGACTTTATGCTGCCGTCCGATATAGAGACCGTTCCCGATCTGTTGGCTATAGGAACGCAGGAGTCGTGCTCTGAACGAAACGAGTGGGAGGCGGCCCTGCAAGAGACCCTCGGCCCTTCGCACGTGCTGCTCACTAGCAGTAGCCTCGGCACACTTCATCTCGCGTTATTCCTGAGACGAGATCTGATCTGGTTCTGCTCCATCCCGGAAGAGGACAGCTTCTCGACGAGGACCGGTACGGCGTTTAGAACGAAGGGCGCGGTGGCGATAGCCCTCATGATATTCGGCACTAGTTTCCTCTTCGTCACCGCGCACTTGACCGCGCATCAAGATAAAGTGAAGGAACGAGTTAATGATATAAAGAGAATCGTGAGAAATCTTGACCTTCCCAAGGAGCTACCCACCAGGCACAAGAGCAAAG aCGTGACGCAAAATTTCGATTGCGTGTTTTGGTGCGGCGACTTGAACTTCCGCCTGGCTCAGCCGAGGGAGGAGGTAATTGAATGGATCACGAACACGTGCTTTCCGCAGGAATCGCCGATAAACCTACATAAAGATCAGCTGAGAAGCATTCTGAACGATGGCGCGGTATTGCGCGGCTTCGAGGAAGCCTCCATCACCTTCCCGCCCACGTACAAGTACGATCCGGGAACGCAGAATTTCGATTCCAGTAGCAAGCAACGCACTCCTGCGTACACCGACAGAATCCTCTTCAAGGGGAAGGGCCACACCAGAGGCTACATCAGACGTGTCAGTCATGATATCTCCAGTTCCCACAAGGATGGAGCTATCGAGTGTTTGGTTTACGATTCCGTTCCCAGTATTTGTACCTCGGATCACAAGCCGGTCTGGGGAGTTTTTAAAACCACACTGAGGCCGGGTATCGATAC aattccGCTCGGTGCTGGACTTTTCAATCGCGAGGTATACCTGGAAGGTATTAGGAGGCGCGCAGCTGCGATGGATGATTCTCTGGGAACTTCAAAAGTTTGTTCGATTCAATAA
- the INPP5E gene encoding inositol polyphosphate 5-phosphatase E isoform X4: MTERSRTPPQSLTVSRLSPTLSRTSVKSEVASTNGDCQTDALVEKEEMYVASGQIHASQETVMKRNMVAAGKEQRHSAYIEDSTEDSFEESSEDENERLIESEKTHRYFKDEYFTKGKYISYFFLEMERMFYNPAEVYSMIQYHDTDCEKLGKEGENSSSGSLSPSISGHIRRRLLHRRSADNLMVNSPTNSMRHSSPESIKSAPIQHKPRSTSHDALSKKKDRYFCQTTGASMDSLAKQSLLAAQVLNLIPTQKARERNFLHGRIAANSLLGPVELEKVLPNRELKIFIGTWNMNGQTPPKELNDFMLPSDIETVPDLLAIGTQESCSERNEWEAALQETLGPSHVLLTSSSLGTLHLALFLRRDLIWFCSIPEEDSFSTRTGTAFRTKGAVAIALMIFGTSFLFVTAHLTAHQDKVKERVNDIKRIVRNLDLPKELPTRHKSKDVTQNFDCVFWCGDLNFRLAQPREEVIEWITNTCFPQESPINLHKDQLRSILNDGAVLRGFEEASITFPPTYKYDPGTQNFDSSSKQRTPAYTDRILFKGKGHTRGYIRRVSHDISSSHKDGAIECLVYDSVPSICTSDHKPVWGVFKTTLRPGIDTIPLGAGLFNREVYLEGIRRRAAAMDDSLGTSKVCSIQ; the protein is encoded by the exons ATGACCGAACGTAGCAGAACACCGCCTCAGAGCTTGACTGTCAGCAGACTTTCCCCAACATTAAGTCGCACTTCGGTCAAATCCGAGGTAGCTTCCACTAATGGTGATTGTCAAACGGATGCTTTAGTCGAGAAGGAAGAGATGTATGTTGCAAGTGGTCAGATTCACGCATCTCAAGAGACAGTAATGAAGAGGAATATGGTAGCAGCGGGGAAGGAGCAGCGTCATAGTGCTTATATAGAAG ACTCGACGGAAGACTCATTCGAAGAATCTTCAGAAGATGAAAACGAACGTCTAATTGAGTCTGAAAAAACTCACAGATACTTTAAGGATGAGTACTTTACAAAGGGGAAGTATATCAGTTACTTCTTCCTGGAAATGGAACGGATGTTCTACAATCCTGCAGAAGTTTACAGTATGATTCAGTATCACGATACTGATTGCGAAAAGCTGGGGAAAGAAG GAGAAAATTCTTCTTCCGGATCGCTATCGCCGAGTATATCGGGACACATACGTCGTAGATTGCTTCATAGGAGATCCGCGGATAATCTGATGGTGAATTCACCCACAAATTCCATGAGACACTCTAGTCCGGAATCTATTAAGAGCGCGCCGATTCAGCACAAGCCGCGTTCGACGTCGCACGATGCTCTGTCAAAAAAGAAAGATCGCTACTTTTGTCAGACGACAGGTGCATCTATGGATAGCTTGGCGAAGCAATCGTTGCTTGCCGCACAAGTACTTAATTTAATTCCCACTCAGAAGGCGCGGGAAag aaactTTCTTCACGGAAGAATCGCTGCTAATTCCCTGCTCGGACCGGTGGAACTTGAGAAAGTATTGCCGAATCGTGagctgaaaatttttatcggcACGTGGAATATGAACGGTCAGACACCACCGAAGGAGTTGAACGACTTTATGCTGCCGTCCGATATAGAGACCGTTCCCGATCTGTTGGCTATAGGAACGCAGGAGTCGTGCTCTGAACGAAACGAGTGGGAGGCGGCCCTGCAAGAGACCCTCGGCCCTTCGCACGTGCTGCTCACTAGCAGTAGCCTCGGCACACTTCATCTCGCGTTATTCCTGAGACGAGATCTGATCTGGTTCTGCTCCATCCCGGAAGAGGACAGCTTCTCGACGAGGACCGGTACGGCGTTTAGAACGAAGGGCGCGGTGGCGATAGCCCTCATGATATTCGGCACTAGTTTCCTCTTCGTCACCGCGCACTTGACCGCGCATCAAGATAAAGTGAAGGAACGAGTTAATGATATAAAGAGAATCGTGAGAAATCTTGACCTTCCCAAGGAGCTACCCACCAGGCACAAGAGCAAAG aCGTGACGCAAAATTTCGATTGCGTGTTTTGGTGCGGCGACTTGAACTTCCGCCTGGCTCAGCCGAGGGAGGAGGTAATTGAATGGATCACGAACACGTGCTTTCCGCAGGAATCGCCGATAAACCTACATAAAGATCAGCTGAGAAGCATTCTGAACGATGGCGCGGTATTGCGCGGCTTCGAGGAAGCCTCCATCACCTTCCCGCCCACGTACAAGTACGATCCGGGAACGCAGAATTTCGATTCCAGTAGCAAGCAACGCACTCCTGCGTACACCGACAGAATCCTCTTCAAGGGGAAGGGCCACACCAGAGGCTACATCAGACGTGTCAGTCATGATATCTCCAGTTCCCACAAGGATGGAGCTATCGAGTGTTTGGTTTACGATTCCGTTCCCAGTATTTGTACCTCGGATCACAAGCCGGTCTGGGGAGTTTTTAAAACCACACTGAGGCCGGGTATCGATAC aattccGCTCGGTGCTGGACTTTTCAATCGCGAGGTATACCTGGAAGGTATTAGGAGGCGCGCAGCTGCGATGGATGATTCTCTGGGAACTTCAAAAGTTTGTTCGATTCAATAA
- the INPP5E gene encoding inositol polyphosphate 5-phosphatase E isoform X3 gives MKRVIWIANLALHAPAVNIMEQSEGNVSNITKVDASPKSKQKKKSLCRMLMNKKTKVGCLESSYKDGDSNKNSRIENSQHGSQTSTKLSLCCAMTERSRTPPQSLTVSRLSPTLSRTSVKSEVASTNGDCQTDALVEKEEMYVASGQIHASQETVMKRNMVAAGKEQRHSAYIEGENSSSGSLSPSISGHIRRRLLHRRSADNLMVNSPTNSMRHSSPESIKSAPIQHKPRSTSHDALSKKKDRYFCQTTGASMDSLAKQSLLAAQVLNLIPTQKARERNFLHGRIAANSLLGPVELEKVLPNRELKIFIGTWNMNGQTPPKELNDFMLPSDIETVPDLLAIGTQESCSERNEWEAALQETLGPSHVLLTSSSLGTLHLALFLRRDLIWFCSIPEEDSFSTRTGTAFRTKGAVAIALMIFGTSFLFVTAHLTAHQDKVKERVNDIKRIVRNLDLPKELPTRHKSKDVTQNFDCVFWCGDLNFRLAQPREEVIEWITNTCFPQESPINLHKDQLRSILNDGAVLRGFEEASITFPPTYKYDPGTQNFDSSSKQRTPAYTDRILFKGKGHTRGYIRRVSHDISSSHKDGAIECLVYDSVPSICTSDHKPVWGVFKTTLRPGIDTIPLGAGLFNREVYLEGIRRRAAAMDDSLGTSKVCSIQ, from the exons AT GAAAAGAGTGATATGGATTGCTAATCTCGCATTACATGCACCAGCTGTGAATATTATGGAGCAGAGTGAAGGAAATGTCTCCAATATAACTAAGGTAGATGCTTCCCCAAAGTCAAAGCAGAAGAAAAAATCTCTTTGTCGCATGCTGATGAACAAGAAGACTAAAGTTGGCTGTTTAGAGTCATCGTACAAGGATGGGGATTCCAATAAGAATTCTAGGATAGAGAATTCACAACACGGATCTCAAACTAGCACCAAACTGTCCCTGTGTTGCGCCATGACCGAACGTAGCAGAACACCGCCTCAGAGCTTGACTGTCAGCAGACTTTCCCCAACATTAAGTCGCACTTCGGTCAAATCCGAGGTAGCTTCCACTAATGGTGATTGTCAAACGGATGCTTTAGTCGAGAAGGAAGAGATGTATGTTGCAAGTGGTCAGATTCACGCATCTCAAGAGACAGTAATGAAGAGGAATATGGTAGCAGCGGGGAAGGAGCAGCGTCATAGTGCTTATATAGAAG GAGAAAATTCTTCTTCCGGATCGCTATCGCCGAGTATATCGGGACACATACGTCGTAGATTGCTTCATAGGAGATCCGCGGATAATCTGATGGTGAATTCACCCACAAATTCCATGAGACACTCTAGTCCGGAATCTATTAAGAGCGCGCCGATTCAGCACAAGCCGCGTTCGACGTCGCACGATGCTCTGTCAAAAAAGAAAGATCGCTACTTTTGTCAGACGACAGGTGCATCTATGGATAGCTTGGCGAAGCAATCGTTGCTTGCCGCACAAGTACTTAATTTAATTCCCACTCAGAAGGCGCGGGAAag aaactTTCTTCACGGAAGAATCGCTGCTAATTCCCTGCTCGGACCGGTGGAACTTGAGAAAGTATTGCCGAATCGTGagctgaaaatttttatcggcACGTGGAATATGAACGGTCAGACACCACCGAAGGAGTTGAACGACTTTATGCTGCCGTCCGATATAGAGACCGTTCCCGATCTGTTGGCTATAGGAACGCAGGAGTCGTGCTCTGAACGAAACGAGTGGGAGGCGGCCCTGCAAGAGACCCTCGGCCCTTCGCACGTGCTGCTCACTAGCAGTAGCCTCGGCACACTTCATCTCGCGTTATTCCTGAGACGAGATCTGATCTGGTTCTGCTCCATCCCGGAAGAGGACAGCTTCTCGACGAGGACCGGTACGGCGTTTAGAACGAAGGGCGCGGTGGCGATAGCCCTCATGATATTCGGCACTAGTTTCCTCTTCGTCACCGCGCACTTGACCGCGCATCAAGATAAAGTGAAGGAACGAGTTAATGATATAAAGAGAATCGTGAGAAATCTTGACCTTCCCAAGGAGCTACCCACCAGGCACAAGAGCAAAG aCGTGACGCAAAATTTCGATTGCGTGTTTTGGTGCGGCGACTTGAACTTCCGCCTGGCTCAGCCGAGGGAGGAGGTAATTGAATGGATCACGAACACGTGCTTTCCGCAGGAATCGCCGATAAACCTACATAAAGATCAGCTGAGAAGCATTCTGAACGATGGCGCGGTATTGCGCGGCTTCGAGGAAGCCTCCATCACCTTCCCGCCCACGTACAAGTACGATCCGGGAACGCAGAATTTCGATTCCAGTAGCAAGCAACGCACTCCTGCGTACACCGACAGAATCCTCTTCAAGGGGAAGGGCCACACCAGAGGCTACATCAGACGTGTCAGTCATGATATCTCCAGTTCCCACAAGGATGGAGCTATCGAGTGTTTGGTTTACGATTCCGTTCCCAGTATTTGTACCTCGGATCACAAGCCGGTCTGGGGAGTTTTTAAAACCACACTGAGGCCGGGTATCGATAC aattccGCTCGGTGCTGGACTTTTCAATCGCGAGGTATACCTGGAAGGTATTAGGAGGCGCGCAGCTGCGATGGATGATTCTCTGGGAACTTCAAAAGTTTGTTCGATTCAATAA
- the INPP5E gene encoding inositol polyphosphate 5-phosphatase E isoform X2, with translation MKRVIWIANLALHAPAVNIMEQSEGNVSNITKVDASPKSKQKKKSLCRMLMNKKTKVGCLESSYKDGDSNKNSRIENSQHGSQTSTKLSLCCAMTERSRTPPQSLTVSRLSPTLSRTSVKSEVASTNGDCQTDALVEKEEMYVASGQIHASQETVMKRNMVAAGKEQRHSAYIEDSTEDSFEESSEDENERLIESEKTHRYFKDEYFTKGKYISYFFLEMERMFYNPAEVYSMIQYHDTDCEKLGKEGENSSSGSLSPSISGHIRRRLLHRRSADNLMVNSPTNSMRHSSPESIKSAPIQHKPRSTSHDALSKKKDRYFCQTTGASMDSLAKQSLLAAQVLNLIPTQKARERNFLHGRIAANSLLGPVELEKVLPNRELKIFIGTWNMNGQTPPKELNDFMLPSDIETVPDLLAIGTQESCSERNEWEAALQETLGPSHVLLTSSSLGTLHLALFLRRDLIWFCSIPEEDSFSTRTGTAFRTKGAVAIALMIFGTSFLFVTAHLTAHQDKVKERVNDIKRIVRNLDLPKELPTRHKSKDVTQNFDCVFWCGDLNFRLAQPREEVIEWITNTCFPQESPINLHKDQLRSILNDGAVLRGFEEASITFPPTYKYDPGTQNFDSSSKQRTPAYTDRILFKGKGHTRGYIRRVSHDISSSHKDGAIECLVYDSVPSICTSDHKPVWGVFKTTLRPGIDTIPLGAGLFNREVYLEGIRRRAAAMDDSLGTSKVCSIQ, from the exons AT GAAAAGAGTGATATGGATTGCTAATCTCGCATTACATGCACCAGCTGTGAATATTATGGAGCAGAGTGAAGGAAATGTCTCCAATATAACTAAGGTAGATGCTTCCCCAAAGTCAAAGCAGAAGAAAAAATCTCTTTGTCGCATGCTGATGAACAAGAAGACTAAAGTTGGCTGTTTAGAGTCATCGTACAAGGATGGGGATTCCAATAAGAATTCTAGGATAGAGAATTCACAACACGGATCTCAAACTAGCACCAAACTGTCCCTGTGTTGCGCCATGACCGAACGTAGCAGAACACCGCCTCAGAGCTTGACTGTCAGCAGACTTTCCCCAACATTAAGTCGCACTTCGGTCAAATCCGAGGTAGCTTCCACTAATGGTGATTGTCAAACGGATGCTTTAGTCGAGAAGGAAGAGATGTATGTTGCAAGTGGTCAGATTCACGCATCTCAAGAGACAGTAATGAAGAGGAATATGGTAGCAGCGGGGAAGGAGCAGCGTCATAGTGCTTATATAGAAG ACTCGACGGAAGACTCATTCGAAGAATCTTCAGAAGATGAAAACGAACGTCTAATTGAGTCTGAAAAAACTCACAGATACTTTAAGGATGAGTACTTTACAAAGGGGAAGTATATCAGTTACTTCTTCCTGGAAATGGAACGGATGTTCTACAATCCTGCAGAAGTTTACAGTATGATTCAGTATCACGATACTGATTGCGAAAAGCTGGGGAAAGAAG GAGAAAATTCTTCTTCCGGATCGCTATCGCCGAGTATATCGGGACACATACGTCGTAGATTGCTTCATAGGAGATCCGCGGATAATCTGATGGTGAATTCACCCACAAATTCCATGAGACACTCTAGTCCGGAATCTATTAAGAGCGCGCCGATTCAGCACAAGCCGCGTTCGACGTCGCACGATGCTCTGTCAAAAAAGAAAGATCGCTACTTTTGTCAGACGACAGGTGCATCTATGGATAGCTTGGCGAAGCAATCGTTGCTTGCCGCACAAGTACTTAATTTAATTCCCACTCAGAAGGCGCGGGAAag aaactTTCTTCACGGAAGAATCGCTGCTAATTCCCTGCTCGGACCGGTGGAACTTGAGAAAGTATTGCCGAATCGTGagctgaaaatttttatcggcACGTGGAATATGAACGGTCAGACACCACCGAAGGAGTTGAACGACTTTATGCTGCCGTCCGATATAGAGACCGTTCCCGATCTGTTGGCTATAGGAACGCAGGAGTCGTGCTCTGAACGAAACGAGTGGGAGGCGGCCCTGCAAGAGACCCTCGGCCCTTCGCACGTGCTGCTCACTAGCAGTAGCCTCGGCACACTTCATCTCGCGTTATTCCTGAGACGAGATCTGATCTGGTTCTGCTCCATCCCGGAAGAGGACAGCTTCTCGACGAGGACCGGTACGGCGTTTAGAACGAAGGGCGCGGTGGCGATAGCCCTCATGATATTCGGCACTAGTTTCCTCTTCGTCACCGCGCACTTGACCGCGCATCAAGATAAAGTGAAGGAACGAGTTAATGATATAAAGAGAATCGTGAGAAATCTTGACCTTCCCAAGGAGCTACCCACCAGGCACAAGAGCAAAG aCGTGACGCAAAATTTCGATTGCGTGTTTTGGTGCGGCGACTTGAACTTCCGCCTGGCTCAGCCGAGGGAGGAGGTAATTGAATGGATCACGAACACGTGCTTTCCGCAGGAATCGCCGATAAACCTACATAAAGATCAGCTGAGAAGCATTCTGAACGATGGCGCGGTATTGCGCGGCTTCGAGGAAGCCTCCATCACCTTCCCGCCCACGTACAAGTACGATCCGGGAACGCAGAATTTCGATTCCAGTAGCAAGCAACGCACTCCTGCGTACACCGACAGAATCCTCTTCAAGGGGAAGGGCCACACCAGAGGCTACATCAGACGTGTCAGTCATGATATCTCCAGTTCCCACAAGGATGGAGCTATCGAGTGTTTGGTTTACGATTCCGTTCCCAGTATTTGTACCTCGGATCACAAGCCGGTCTGGGGAGTTTTTAAAACCACACTGAGGCCGGGTATCGATAC aattccGCTCGGTGCTGGACTTTTCAATCGCGAGGTATACCTGGAAGGTATTAGGAGGCGCGCAGCTGCGATGGATGATTCTCTGGGAACTTCAAAAGTTTGTTCGATTCAATAA